In Amycolatopsis solani, a single window of DNA contains:
- a CDS encoding OFA family MFS transporter: MTAATYQEITDPNGRTYRVGESDRDIMGRPRWTMVVLPWVAMMAISSSEYAFTSAEDTLSAAHGWHGAHIFWLLAVWIFFQAAVAFPAGKLRESGRLSARSAMLLGAAGTVLGYVALAYSPSVFWAYLGFGLFGGGGAGFVYATCINMVGKWYPERKGGKTGFVNGGFAYGSVPFIFIFTNYLDLGNYGSILPAVGLFLAAAVAVSGLFFRDPPKNWWPAQVDPLKVSDDPRVRRSLAKNPPAVKQFTPREALKTGMLPLMWICLLCTAGVNIFGISAQVPFGKEMGFAGGIVALAMSLKAVINGAGRGVIGWISDRYGRRQTLLLVCVVLGLAQIAVYLSGSLGSMPLFLLASMVSGFGGGAIFPLFAALTADYFGENNNASNYGLVYSSKLVSGIVGAGLGKMVIDGWGYGAAFYLAAGTSLLAAGLALFLRQPGRKPGGMRHGLAETELVARPATG; encoded by the coding sequence ATGACCGCAGCCACTTACCAGGAGATCACTGACCCGAACGGAAGAACCTACCGCGTCGGCGAGTCCGACCGGGACATCATGGGCAGACCCCGGTGGACGATGGTCGTCCTGCCCTGGGTGGCCATGATGGCCATCAGCTCTTCGGAATACGCGTTCACTTCGGCCGAGGACACGCTGTCCGCGGCGCACGGCTGGCACGGCGCCCACATCTTCTGGCTGCTGGCCGTCTGGATCTTCTTCCAGGCGGCGGTGGCGTTCCCCGCGGGCAAGTTGCGCGAAAGCGGCCGGCTGTCCGCCCGCTCGGCGATGCTGCTCGGCGCCGCGGGCACCGTGCTCGGGTACGTGGCACTGGCCTACTCGCCGAGCGTCTTCTGGGCCTACCTCGGCTTCGGCCTGTTCGGCGGCGGTGGTGCCGGGTTCGTCTACGCGACCTGCATCAACATGGTCGGCAAGTGGTACCCGGAGCGGAAGGGCGGGAAGACGGGCTTCGTCAACGGCGGGTTCGCCTACGGCTCCGTCCCGTTCATCTTCATCTTCACGAACTACCTGGACCTGGGCAACTACGGCAGCATTTTGCCCGCGGTCGGGCTCTTCCTCGCCGCCGCCGTCGCGGTCAGCGGGCTGTTCTTCCGCGATCCGCCGAAGAACTGGTGGCCGGCGCAGGTCGACCCGCTGAAGGTGTCGGACGACCCGCGCGTGCGCCGGTCGCTGGCGAAGAACCCGCCCGCGGTCAAGCAGTTCACGCCGCGGGAGGCGCTCAAGACCGGCATGCTGCCGCTGATGTGGATCTGCCTGCTGTGCACGGCGGGTGTGAACATCTTCGGCATTTCCGCGCAGGTGCCGTTCGGCAAGGAAATGGGGTTCGCGGGCGGCATCGTCGCGCTCGCGATGAGCCTCAAGGCGGTCATCAACGGCGCCGGGCGCGGGGTGATCGGCTGGATCTCCGACCGCTACGGGCGGCGGCAGACGCTGCTGCTGGTCTGCGTGGTGCTGGGCCTGGCGCAGATCGCGGTGTACCTGTCCGGATCGCTCGGCAGCATGCCGCTGTTCCTGCTGGCGTCGATGGTTTCCGGGTTCGGCGGCGGGGCGATCTTCCCGTTGTTCGCCGCGCTGACCGCCGACTACTTCGGGGAAAACAACAACGCCAGCAACTACGGCCTGGTCTACAGCTCGAAGCTCGTTTCGGGCATCGTCGGCGCGGGCCTCGGCAAGATGGTGATCGACGGGTGGGGCTACGGCGCGGCCTTTTACTTGGCGGCCGGCACGAGCCTGCTCGCGGCGGGGCTCGCGTTGTTCTTGCGCCAGCCCGGCCGGAAACCCGGCGGGATGCGCCACGGGCTCGCCGAAACCGAGCTCGTGGCCCGGCCGGCCACCGGCTGA
- a CDS encoding acetate--CoA ligase family protein — translation MADRVAVEKILDQVAAEGRSSLTAPEGRAVCEAYGIPTPAERLAGSAEDAVAQAEAIGLPVVLKIVSPDILHKTEAGGVLVGLRDAEAVRAGYEQIVENAKAYDAGARILGVQVQQMLTEGQEVIVGSVTDPTFGKVVAFGLGGVLVEVLKDVTFRLAPTTTDEALSMVDGIQAVEILRGVRGSDPVDRDALAAVITGLGQLVADFPQLSEVDLNPVLATARGATAVDVRILVDPEAAKEPHRFTQEEILASMNRIMKPASIAVIGASAEAGKIGNSVMKNLVDGGYAGEIHPINPKATEILDRKAYASITDVPGDVDVAVFAIPAKFVPAALEEVGKKGAAGAILIPSGFGETGNVELQDEVVAIARKHGVRILGPNIYGYYYTPENLSATFCTPYDVKGGVALSSQSGGIGMAILGFSRSAKMGVSSIVGVGNKADIDEDDLLTFFEQDDNTQLVAMHLEDLKDGRSFAETAKRVSKRKPVVVLKAGRTSQGAKAASSHTGALAGNDKVYDDILRQSGVVRAPGLNDLLEYARGIPLLPAPKGENVVIITGAGGSGVLLSDACVDNGLDLMAIPPDLDAAFREFIPPFGAAGNPVDITGGEPPSTYRKTIALGLEDDRVHALILGYWHTIVTPPMVFAELVSEVVAEYRAKGIHKPVVASLSGDVEVEEASDYLYEHGVVAYPYTTEKPVAVLGAKYRWARAAGLL, via the coding sequence GTGGCGGATCGCGTGGCGGTCGAAAAGATCCTCGACCAGGTGGCGGCCGAGGGGCGGTCCTCGCTGACCGCACCCGAGGGGCGTGCGGTGTGCGAGGCATACGGTATCCCGACGCCGGCGGAGCGGCTGGCCGGCTCGGCGGAGGACGCCGTGGCCCAGGCCGAAGCCATCGGGCTGCCGGTGGTGCTCAAGATCGTCTCCCCGGACATCCTGCACAAGACGGAGGCCGGCGGGGTGCTCGTCGGCCTGCGGGACGCCGAAGCGGTGCGGGCGGGATACGAGCAGATCGTCGAGAACGCGAAGGCCTACGACGCCGGCGCGCGGATCCTCGGCGTCCAGGTGCAGCAGATGCTCACCGAGGGCCAGGAGGTGATCGTCGGCTCGGTCACCGACCCGACGTTCGGCAAGGTCGTCGCGTTCGGCCTCGGCGGCGTGCTGGTGGAGGTGCTCAAGGACGTCACCTTCCGGCTCGCGCCGACGACGACCGACGAAGCGCTGTCGATGGTCGACGGTATCCAAGCGGTGGAAATCCTCCGGGGAGTCCGCGGATCGGATCCTGTCGACCGCGACGCGCTCGCCGCCGTCATCACCGGGCTCGGGCAGCTGGTCGCCGACTTCCCGCAGCTGTCCGAAGTGGACCTCAACCCGGTGCTCGCCACCGCGCGCGGGGCGACCGCGGTCGACGTCCGCATCCTGGTCGACCCGGAAGCGGCGAAGGAGCCGCACCGGTTCACCCAGGAGGAGATCCTCGCGTCGATGAACCGGATCATGAAGCCGGCGTCGATCGCGGTGATCGGCGCGTCGGCCGAAGCGGGCAAGATCGGCAACTCGGTGATGAAGAACCTGGTCGACGGCGGGTACGCGGGGGAGATCCACCCGATCAACCCCAAGGCCACCGAGATCCTCGACCGCAAGGCGTACGCCAGCATCACCGACGTACCCGGCGACGTCGACGTCGCGGTCTTCGCCATCCCGGCCAAGTTCGTCCCCGCCGCGCTGGAGGAGGTCGGCAAGAAGGGCGCGGCCGGCGCGATCCTCATCCCGTCCGGCTTCGGCGAGACCGGCAACGTCGAGCTGCAGGACGAGGTCGTCGCGATCGCGCGCAAGCACGGCGTGCGCATCCTCGGGCCCAACATCTACGGCTACTACTACACGCCGGAAAACCTGTCGGCGACATTTTGTACACCGTATGACGTCAAAGGCGGCGTCGCCCTGTCCTCGCAGAGTGGCGGGATCGGGATGGCGATCCTCGGGTTCAGCCGCTCGGCGAAGATGGGCGTGTCGTCGATCGTCGGCGTGGGGAACAAGGCCGACATCGACGAGGACGACCTGCTCACCTTCTTCGAGCAGGACGACAACACCCAGCTCGTCGCGATGCACCTCGAAGACCTCAAGGACGGCCGCTCGTTCGCGGAGACGGCGAAGCGCGTCTCGAAGCGCAAGCCGGTCGTGGTCCTCAAGGCGGGCCGGACGTCGCAGGGCGCGAAGGCGGCCAGTTCGCACACCGGCGCGCTCGCCGGGAACGACAAGGTCTACGACGACATCCTCCGCCAGAGCGGCGTCGTCCGGGCGCCCGGGCTCAACGACCTGCTCGAGTACGCCCGCGGCATCCCGCTGCTGCCCGCGCCGAAGGGCGAGAACGTCGTCATCATCACCGGTGCCGGCGGCTCCGGCGTGCTGCTGTCGGACGCGTGCGTCGACAACGGGCTGGACCTGATGGCGATCCCGCCCGACCTCGACGCGGCGTTTCGGGAGTTCATCCCGCCGTTCGGCGCGGCGGGAAACCCGGTGGACATCACCGGCGGCGAACCGCCCTCGACCTACCGCAAAACGATCGCCCTCGGTCTCGAGGACGACCGCGTCCACGCCCTGATCCTCGGCTACTGGCACACCATCGTCACCCCGCCGATGGTGTTCGCGGAACTCGTGTCCGAAGTGGTCGCGGAGTACCGCGCGAAGGGGATCCACAAGCCCGTCGTCGCGTCGCTCTCCGGTGACGTCGAGGTCGAAGAAGCGAGTGACTACCTGTACGAGCACGGCGTCGTCGCCTACCCGTACACGACCGAAAAGCCCGTGGCCGTGCTCGGCGCGAAGTACCGCTGGGCGCGGGCCGCGGGGCTGCTCTGA